A genomic segment from Leptotrichia sp. OH3620_COT-345 encodes:
- the rlmB gene encoding 23S rRNA (guanosine(2251)-2'-O)-methyltransferase RlmB: MEKVIGINPVTEILKSNKNIEKIEVYKGVKKDTIKEILNLASRRNIKIFYTDRRSENSQGVVALISEFDYYLELSEFFEKILAKDKSAVIILDQVQDPRNFGAIIRSAECFGADGIIIQDRNSVKVTETVVKSSTGAIEHMDIVKVTNISDTIDKFKKYGYAVYGTEADGEKFYYEETYPDKVCLVLGSEGNGMRKKVREHCDKILKIHLRGRINSLNVSVAGGIVLAEMTKKF, encoded by the coding sequence ATGGAAAAAGTTATTGGAATAAATCCTGTTACGGAAATTCTCAAATCAAATAAAAATATAGAGAAAATAGAAGTTTATAAAGGTGTGAAAAAGGATACGATAAAAGAAATACTTAATTTGGCAAGTAGAAGAAATATAAAAATATTTTATACTGACAGAAGAAGTGAAAATTCTCAAGGAGTAGTTGCATTAATTTCAGAATTTGACTATTATCTGGAGCTTTCCGAATTTTTCGAGAAGATATTGGCAAAGGACAAATCGGCAGTAATCATTTTGGATCAGGTACAGGATCCGAGAAATTTCGGAGCAATAATAAGAAGTGCCGAATGCTTCGGAGCTGACGGTATTATAATTCAGGATAGAAACAGTGTAAAAGTTACCGAGACGGTAGTAAAATCATCTACAGGAGCAATAGAGCATATGGATATCGTAAAAGTGACAAATATTTCAGATACAATTGATAAATTTAAAAAATACGGATATGCTGTTTATGGAACTGAAGCTGATGGAGAAAAGTTTTACTATGAAGAAACTTATCCGGATAAAGTTTGCCTTGTTTTGGGAAGTGAAGGAAACGGTATGAGAAAAAAAGTAAGAGAACACTGCGACAAAATATTGAAAATACATTTAAGAGGACGGATAAATTCTCTTAATGTATCAGTTGCAGGTGGAATAGTTTTGGCTGAAATGACAAAAAAATTTTGA
- a CDS encoding DUF3343 domain-containing protein — translation MIKEGLVVFYDTHDSIKADNICLSQNVDADLVPVHPDISLGCGFMLKTGWNNFSNLIKMLENQNIRYRALYYSKKTGMKREIELLYEDEK, via the coding sequence ATGATAAAAGAAGGATTGGTAGTATTTTATGATACTCATGATTCAATAAAAGCGGATAATATTTGTCTATCACAAAATGTCGATGCCGATCTTGTTCCTGTACATCCTGATATTTCTTTAGGTTGCGGTTTTATGTTAAAAACAGGATGGAATAACTTCAGTAATCTTATAAAAATGTTGGAAAATCAAAATATAAGATACAGAGCGTTATATTATTCTAAAAAGACGGGAATGAAGAGAGAGATAGAACTATTGTATGAAGATGAGAAATAA
- a CDS encoding ABC transporter permease — protein sequence MEKIRNRQFIKYSFSIFCLLILVSWIYVFSDASESISNLFNSRNPVYLNRFFRRLLGENEKNPAFLDIEMWKQALYLTIKTFETGILATGIASIGMMIFVLPFAANTVSGKLSLHKHRHYILFYISKTVFLITRAIPELMWAMILIFILKPGILPGALALALHNMGVLGKLCGEVIEDMDKKPIQNMTLNGAGQLQILFYGILPDVMPKFINYILYRMENIIRATLIVGFVGAGGLGLQFKLAMSHFKYSEISLYLLCYLISVYIVDIISALTKKFIK from the coding sequence ATGGAAAAAATCAGAAATAGACAATTTATAAAGTATTCCTTTTCAATTTTCTGTCTGTTAATATTAGTTTCGTGGATTTATGTTTTTTCAGATGCTTCGGAAAGCATATCAAATCTTTTTAATTCAAGGAATCCGGTTTATCTAAACAGATTTTTTCGGAGATTGTTGGGAGAAAATGAAAAAAATCCTGCATTTCTTGATATTGAAATGTGGAAACAGGCATTGTATCTTACAATAAAGACTTTTGAAACAGGAATATTGGCTACAGGAATCGCTTCCATAGGAATGATGATTTTTGTCCTTCCTTTCGCTGCAAACACGGTTAGTGGGAAATTGTCACTTCATAAACATAGACATTATATTCTCTTTTATATAAGTAAGACAGTGTTTCTTATAACTAGGGCAATTCCTGAACTTATGTGGGCAATGATTTTAATATTTATACTTAAACCTGGGATTTTGCCCGGAGCTTTAGCTCTGGCTCTCCATAATATGGGAGTGCTTGGAAAGTTATGCGGAGAAGTTATAGAAGATATGGATAAAAAGCCTATACAGAATATGACTCTTAATGGGGCGGGACAGTTACAGATCTTATTTTATGGGATTTTACCCGATGTCATGCCGAAATTTATAAATTATATTTTATATAGGATGGAAAATATAATACGGGCTACTCTCATAGTGGGATTTGTGGGGGCAGGAGGTTTGGGATTACAGTTTAAACTTGCAATGAGCCATTTTAAATATTCGGAAATATCATTGTATTTACTATGTTATCTTATTTCAGTCTATATTGTTGACATAATATCAGCTTTGACAAAAAAATTTATAAAATAA
- the selD gene encoding selenide, water dikinase SelD — translation MGPGALSDLLKGLPKKEDKDLIVGYDSSDDAAVYRISDDKAIIQTLDFFTTMINDPYLYGQIAATNALSDIYAMGGKVISALNIVAFPEKMDMEVLRQILKGGAEKVHEAGGVLAGGHSIHDVTPKYGLSVTGIIHPDKILMNNSCKPGDVLIVTKPLGVSIINSAYMINECSEETFNICVRQMTTLNKYAAEIMNDYPVNSCTDITGFGFLGHLTEMLDNKYSAEIFSENIPMLPEAHHCAGEFIITSGGQLNRNYLQDKVEFKIKDFALEEILYDPQTSGGLLISVPSEYGEELLEKLNKLEIKSAIVGKVTERQYKDVIVL, via the coding sequence ATCGGGCCGGGAGCTCTTTCAGATTTATTAAAGGGGTTACCTAAAAAAGAAGATAAAGACCTTATAGTAGGGTATGACTCTTCAGACGATGCCGCAGTATACAGAATATCAGATGACAAAGCTATTATCCAGACATTGGACTTTTTTACTACAATGATTAATGATCCTTATTTATACGGACAGATTGCAGCTACAAACGCACTTAGTGATATTTATGCAATGGGCGGCAAAGTCATATCTGCTTTAAATATAGTAGCTTTCCCTGAAAAAATGGATATGGAAGTATTGCGTCAAATATTAAAAGGAGGAGCGGAAAAAGTACATGAAGCGGGAGGAGTTCTTGCAGGAGGACATTCTATCCATGATGTTACACCGAAATACGGGCTGTCAGTCACAGGAATTATTCATCCTGATAAAATACTGATGAACAACAGCTGTAAGCCGGGAGACGTTCTTATAGTTACGAAACCTTTAGGAGTGAGTATTATTAATTCAGCATATATGATAAATGAATGCTCTGAAGAAACATTTAATATCTGTGTCAGACAAATGACTACACTGAATAAGTATGCGGCTGAAATTATGAACGATTATCCTGTAAACAGCTGTACCGATATAACAGGTTTCGGATTTCTGGGACATCTTACGGAAATGTTGGATAATAAATATTCGGCAGAAATTTTTTCTGAAAATATACCTATGCTGCCTGAAGCACATCATTGTGCAGGAGAATTTATAATTACTTCGGGAGGGCAGTTGAACAGAAATTATTTACAGGATAAAGTGGAATTTAAAATAAAAGATTTTGCACTGGAAGAAATATTGTATGATCCTCAGACATCAGGGGGATTGCTTATAAGTGTTCCTTCAGAATATGGAGAAGAACTCTTGGAAAAACTGAACAAACTTGAAATTAAAAGTGCAATAGTGGGAAAAGTTACAGAAAGACAGTATAAAGATGTAATAGTTTTATAA
- the selB gene encoding selenocysteine-specific translation elongation factor, with protein sequence MSNIIIGTAGHIDHGKTTLIKALSGIETDTTAEEKERGMSINLGFAYFDLPSGKRCGVVDVPGHEKFIKNMLAGVSGINLVLLLVDSREGIMPQTREHADILSLLGVENYIIVMTKADLAEDGYRELVKEEIEDFIKGTSLEGSPIIEVDSISGKGIDLLLKEIDIQTEKVAEMKKSKNARLNVDRAFQVKGFGTVVTGTLTEGEISVGDELEIYPKNIKTKVRNIQVHKSDVKTAYAGQRTAISLSNVKMEDAGRGCTLATPDTLTQTYMLDTEVKIINNSDSELELWDRVRLYIGTSEVMARIVPLGSEVLEAGKSGFAQFRLEEEVSVKNYDKFIIRTYSPMITVGGGVVLDAAPKKHSRFNEEILNKLKVRLQGNSKDLISNYILTAHNYLITTEEISKELEQNMDSVAADLLELIEEGIVHRMPSGYIHNKKYEEIREKISGIIRDYHEKYKLKPGIYKAELFSKFKINQKELAAIMELLINNKNLKAQGNFISLYDFEVKYDPAQLKEKERIEKILLESKFTPPGIKEITKGDRKSNELLNSLVGATLIKLDDDIVIHTKVFEEAEKKVLKHFENNKKLTLAEFRDVTGSSRKYALPILEYMDRQGITKRVEDYRILGK encoded by the coding sequence ATGAGCAATATAATAATAGGAACAGCAGGGCATATTGATCATGGAAAGACGACTTTGATTAAAGCTCTCAGCGGAATTGAAACCGATACGACGGCAGAAGAGAAAGAACGTGGAATGTCAATTAATCTCGGATTTGCCTATTTTGATTTGCCGAGTGGAAAAAGATGCGGAGTCGTTGATGTCCCGGGACATGAAAAATTTATAAAAAATATGCTTGCAGGAGTGAGTGGGATTAATCTTGTATTGCTTTTAGTAGATTCGAGAGAGGGAATAATGCCTCAGACGAGAGAGCATGCGGACATACTTTCTCTGCTGGGTGTGGAAAATTATATAATAGTAATGACAAAGGCTGATTTGGCAGAAGACGGGTACAGGGAACTGGTCAAAGAGGAAATAGAAGACTTCATAAAAGGAACTTCTCTTGAAGGCAGTCCTATAATTGAAGTAGATTCCATAAGCGGAAAAGGGATAGATTTACTTCTTAAAGAAATTGATATTCAAACGGAAAAAGTAGCTGAAATGAAAAAAAGTAAAAATGCAAGGCTGAATGTTGACAGAGCCTTTCAAGTGAAAGGATTTGGAACAGTAGTTACAGGGACTTTAACTGAAGGAGAAATTTCAGTGGGAGATGAATTGGAAATTTATCCTAAAAATATTAAAACAAAAGTCAGAAACATTCAGGTACATAAGTCAGATGTAAAGACCGCTTATGCAGGGCAAAGAACGGCAATAAGTTTGAGTAATGTAAAAATGGAGGATGCGGGTAGAGGGTGTACACTGGCAACTCCTGATACATTAACTCAGACATATATGCTTGATACTGAAGTAAAAATAATAAACAATTCTGATTCAGAGCTTGAGTTGTGGGACAGAGTGAGGTTATATATAGGAACTTCTGAAGTAATGGCAAGGATAGTTCCTCTTGGAAGTGAAGTCCTTGAGGCTGGAAAAAGCGGATTTGCCCAATTCCGACTCGAAGAAGAAGTCTCAGTGAAAAATTATGATAAATTTATTATAAGAACTTATTCGCCTATGATTACTGTGGGAGGAGGAGTGGTTTTAGATGCCGCTCCAAAAAAACATAGCAGGTTTAATGAAGAAATCCTGAATAAACTGAAAGTCAGATTACAGGGTAATAGTAAGGACCTGATTTCAAACTACATTTTAACTGCTCATAATTATCTGATTACAACAGAGGAAATTTCCAAAGAACTTGAACAAAATATGGACAGTGTAGCGGCAGATTTATTAGAACTGATAGAGGAAGGCATAGTGCACAGAATGCCGTCAGGATATATACATAATAAAAAATATGAAGAAATCCGTGAAAAAATTTCAGGTATAATAAGAGATTATCATGAAAAATATAAGCTGAAACCGGGAATATACAAAGCCGAGTTATTTTCAAAATTTAAAATAAATCAGAAAGAACTTGCTGCAATAATGGAATTACTTATAAATAATAAAAATTTAAAAGCTCAAGGAAACTTTATTTCTCTCTATGATTTTGAGGTAAAATATGATCCTGCTCAACTGAAAGAAAAAGAACGTATAGAAAAAATACTTTTAGAAAGTAAATTTACACCGCCGGGTATAAAAGAGATTACAAAAGGTGACAGGAAGTCAAACGAATTATTGAATTCTCTTGTAGGGGCTACTCTTATAAAATTGGATGATGATATTGTTATTCATACCAAAGTATTTGAAGAAGCTGAAAAAAAAGTGTTAAAACACTTTGAAAATAATAAAAAATTGACATTGGCAGAATTCCGTGATGTGACAGGCTCCAGTAGAAAGTATGCATTGCCTATTCTTGAATATATGGATAGACAGGGAATAACAAAAAGAGTGGAAGATTACAGAATTTTAGGAAAATAA
- the leuS gene encoding leucine--tRNA ligase, whose translation MVREYKPGQIEKKWQEKWHSENIFKNKNKIDGKENYYVLEMFAYPSGKLHVGHLRNYSIGDAVARYKKMKGFNVLHPFGWDSFGLPAENAAIDNGAHPGQWTKNNIDNMRRQLKLMGLSYDWDREISTYTPEYYKWNQLFFIEMYKKGLVYKKKSYVNWCPECNTVLANEQVENGKCWRHSKTDVIQKELSQWYLKITDYAEELLQGHEELRGYWPEQVLTMQKNWIGKSMGSEIDFILDYKLGSKEKNKESGLNIDDEGNIIIPVFTTRTDTLFGVTYAVIAPEHSVVEEIVLKENPSLKNQVENMINEDKINRTADDKEKEGVFTGLYVINPVNNEKIPLWIGNYVLTDYGTGAVMAVPAHDERDFMFAEKYGLPKKVVINPIDKDGNCEELNLQEMKKAYGFDGILVNSEEFNGLNNNEAKIKITEKLEKERKGKKTVNYRLHDWLISRQRYWGTPIPVIYDEDGNIHLEKIENLPVKLPTDIEFSGKGNPLETSEDFKNVTLPDGRKGRRETDTMDTFVDSSWYYLRYLDAHNNEKPFEKEYADNWTPVNQYIGGIEHAVMHLLYARFFHKVLRDMGLVKTSEPFKRLLTQGMVLGPSYYSSNERKYYFAEDVEMKDGKAFLKETGEELTVKVEKMSKSKNNGMDPEEIVKQYGADPARVFTLFAAPPEKELEWNMNGLAGAYRFINRLYLLISDTIHFADKNADKENNYNIDMDKRNEKDEEIQKKLHQTVKKVTESIEDDFHFNTAIAAVMELLNDMTTYKQEVIEKNNVSSESQKIWKEVLEKVILLISPFAPHIADELWEMTGNKTYTFEEEWPIFDEELTKENKINLVIQINGKVRDMVPIKIGFSKEEAEKLAFASEKTKKFIEGKEIVKVIVVPDKLVNIVVK comes from the coding sequence ATGGTAAGAGAATATAAACCCGGACAAATTGAAAAGAAATGGCAGGAAAAATGGCATAGTGAAAATATTTTTAAAAATAAAAATAAAATTGATGGTAAAGAAAACTATTATGTTTTGGAAATGTTTGCTTATCCTTCAGGAAAACTTCATGTGGGACATTTAAGAAATTATTCAATAGGGGATGCCGTTGCAAGATATAAGAAAATGAAAGGTTTCAATGTGCTGCATCCTTTCGGTTGGGACAGTTTCGGACTTCCTGCTGAAAATGCCGCTATAGACAATGGAGCTCATCCGGGTCAATGGACTAAAAATAATATCGATAATATGAGAAGACAATTGAAATTAATGGGGCTTTCATACGATTGGGACAGAGAAATAAGTACGTATACCCCTGAGTATTATAAATGGAATCAGCTTTTCTTTATAGAGATGTACAAAAAAGGTCTTGTATATAAGAAAAAATCCTATGTAAACTGGTGCCCTGAATGTAATACAGTGTTAGCAAATGAGCAGGTAGAAAATGGAAAATGTTGGAGACATTCAAAAACAGATGTAATTCAGAAAGAATTATCCCAGTGGTATTTGAAAATTACTGATTATGCTGAAGAATTGTTACAGGGGCATGAAGAATTAAGAGGGTATTGGCCTGAGCAGGTATTGACAATGCAGAAAAACTGGATAGGAAAATCTATGGGGAGTGAAATCGACTTCATACTTGATTATAAGCTGGGGAGTAAGGAAAAAAATAAAGAAAGTGGATTAAATATTGATGATGAAGGAAATATTATAATACCTGTATTTACTACAAGAACTGATACTTTATTCGGAGTGACTTATGCAGTAATAGCACCTGAACATTCTGTTGTAGAAGAAATTGTATTGAAAGAAAATCCTTCTTTGAAAAATCAAGTGGAAAATATGATTAATGAAGATAAAATAAACCGTACAGCTGACGACAAAGAAAAAGAAGGTGTATTTACAGGACTTTATGTCATAAATCCTGTCAATAATGAGAAAATTCCTTTATGGATAGGAAATTATGTTTTGACTGATTATGGAACAGGAGCAGTTATGGCAGTTCCTGCTCATGATGAAAGGGATTTTATGTTTGCTGAAAAATACGGACTTCCTAAAAAAGTTGTAATTAATCCTATTGATAAAGATGGTAATTGTGAAGAATTGAATCTTCAAGAAATGAAAAAAGCTTACGGATTTGACGGAATTTTAGTTAATTCGGAAGAATTTAACGGATTGAATAATAACGAAGCAAAAATAAAAATAACAGAAAAACTTGAAAAAGAGAGAAAAGGAAAGAAAACGGTAAATTATAGGCTTCATGATTGGTTAATAAGCAGACAGAGATATTGGGGAACGCCGATTCCCGTAATTTATGATGAAGATGGAAATATTCATTTGGAGAAAATTGAAAATCTTCCTGTTAAATTACCTACCGATATTGAATTTAGCGGAAAAGGAAATCCCCTTGAAACTTCCGAAGACTTTAAAAATGTAACATTACCTGATGGGAGAAAAGGAAGAAGGGAAACAGATACAATGGATACTTTTGTCGATTCTTCATGGTATTATCTCAGATATTTGGATGCTCATAATAATGAAAAACCTTTTGAAAAGGAATATGCGGATAACTGGACTCCGGTGAATCAGTATATAGGAGGAATAGAGCATGCCGTAATGCACCTTTTATATGCGAGATTTTTCCATAAAGTCTTGAGAGATATGGGATTGGTAAAAACAAGCGAACCGTTTAAAAGGCTTTTAACTCAGGGAATGGTTCTCGGTCCGTCTTATTATTCTTCAAATGAAAGAAAATATTACTTTGCTGAAGATGTTGAAATGAAAGATGGAAAAGCTTTTTTGAAAGAAACGGGAGAAGAATTGACAGTAAAAGTTGAAAAAATGAGTAAATCCAAAAATAACGGTATGGATCCCGAAGAAATAGTGAAGCAGTATGGAGCGGATCCTGCAAGAGTGTTTACTTTATTTGCGGCACCTCCTGAAAAGGAACTTGAATGGAATATGAACGGACTTGCAGGAGCATACAGATTTATAAACAGACTCTATCTGCTTATTTCAGATACGATACATTTTGCTGATAAAAATGCTGATAAAGAAAATAATTATAATATTGATATGGATAAAAGAAATGAAAAAGATGAAGAAATACAAAAAAAATTACATCAGACAGTGAAAAAGGTTACTGAAAGTATAGAAGACGATTTTCATTTTAATACGGCAATAGCCGCTGTCATGGAATTGCTGAACGATATGACTACATATAAACAGGAGGTAATAGAAAAAAATAATGTTTCTTCTGAATCACAAAAAATATGGAAAGAAGTACTGGAAAAAGTAATTCTGCTGATTTCACCTTTTGCACCTCATATAGCTGATGAACTTTGGGAAATGACAGGAAACAAAACTTATACTTTTGAAGAAGAGTGGCCTATATTTGATGAGGAATTAACAAAAGAAAATAAAATAAATCTTGTTATTCAGATAAACGGAAAAGTTAGAGATATGGTACCTATAAAAATAGGTTTTTCTAAAGAAGAGGCTGAAAAACTGGCTTTTGCTTCAGAAAAGACGAAAAAGTTTATAGAAGGAAAAGAAATAGTAAAAGTTATAGTTGTACCTGATAAACTTGTAAATATAGTAGTAAAATAA
- a CDS encoding ABC transporter permease, with protein MNRIKKNIFNNRRKILTFILVTVFLINLSNINGNGGMFHTGGYRTLKAMFSSLLSPDLSIDIIILALISCWKTFTYALMSISLALLVAFPLGVLASGIIFSNKYIILLTRGIIGFLRAIHELIWAWIFVAAVGLNPVGAVFALAIPYAGYLGKIFADILKETPQFPVTALKISGAGKFQTLFYGYLPLAFPNMFSYTMYRLECAVRSSSVLSFIGLGGIGFQIQLSLQDLKYSQVWTFMFFLIMMILGIDKWGYEIRRRIG; from the coding sequence ATGAATAGAATAAAAAAAAATATTTTCAATAATAGAAGGAAAATACTGACATTTATCTTAGTTACAGTTTTTTTAATAAATTTGTCAAATATAAACGGAAACGGAGGAATGTTTCATACAGGAGGATACAGGACACTGAAAGCTATGTTTTCCTCTTTACTTTCTCCTGATTTATCTATTGATATTATTATACTTGCTTTAATATCTTGCTGGAAAACTTTTACTTATGCACTTATGAGTATATCTCTTGCTTTATTGGTGGCATTTCCTTTAGGAGTTTTGGCATCGGGTATAATTTTTTCAAATAAATATATTATTTTACTGACAAGAGGAATAATAGGATTTTTACGTGCTATACATGAACTGATATGGGCTTGGATTTTTGTTGCAGCAGTAGGTCTTAATCCTGTAGGGGCGGTTTTTGCTTTAGCTATACCTTATGCAGGATATTTAGGAAAAATTTTTGCGGATATTTTAAAAGAAACTCCTCAATTTCCTGTAACTGCCTTGAAAATTTCAGGAGCGGGGAAATTTCAGACATTATTTTACGGATACCTGCCTTTAGCTTTTCCTAATATGTTCAGCTACACAATGTATAGACTTGAATGTGCTGTGCGTTCATCTTCGGTTTTATCATTTATAGGGCTTGGAGGGATAGGATTTCAGATACAGCTGTCTCTTCAGGATTTAAAATACAGTCAGGTATGGACATTTATGTTTTTTTTGATTATGATGATACTCGGAATAGATAAATGGGGATATGAAATAAGAAGGAGAATAGGATAA
- the selA gene encoding L-seryl-tRNA(Sec) selenium transferase, whose product MKHLLSKIPSINKVLLTDTVKQLLDEHPEIFVKDILKKEIDNIKVNVLQGKLAEIPSMEEIIKKLMEEVKKQDRFSLRRVINATGTILHTNLGRSLLSDRVKEHLTETAFNYSNLEFDIEGKKRGSRYNHLTDIIKRLTGAEDVLVVNNNAAAVMLTLNTLSKDREIIVSRGELVEIGGAFRIPEIIKLSGGIPNEIGTTNKTHLKDYISAINENTAALLKVHTSNYKITGFTKEVTNKEVAELAHEHGLIAINDLGSGQFIDFREYGLPYEPTVKEVLDSGMDVVTFSGDKLLGGPQAGIIVGKKNYIEEMKKNQLTRALRVDKMTIAALEATLKLYLDKNEALKEIPTLHMISISKEKLLKKAKNFVKQLKNTGFLSEIIEERAEVGGGSYPSSYLESIAVKLTHNIKSSTEIEKKLLEEKIPIITRIKENSIILDMRTLREDEFGIVVESLSKKDLK is encoded by the coding sequence ATGAAACATCTGCTATCAAAGATACCGTCTATAAATAAAGTTTTATTAACAGATACGGTAAAACAACTATTAGATGAACATCCTGAAATATTTGTAAAAGATATTTTGAAAAAAGAAATAGATAATATTAAAGTGAATGTACTACAGGGTAAATTAGCCGAGATTCCATCGATGGAGGAAATTATCAAGAAACTGATGGAGGAAGTAAAAAAACAGGATAGATTTTCTTTAAGACGTGTTATTAATGCAACAGGAACAATATTACATACAAATCTTGGACGTAGCCTGTTAAGTGATCGAGTAAAAGAACATTTAACAGAAACAGCGTTTAATTATTCTAATCTTGAATTTGATATTGAAGGGAAAAAAAGAGGAAGTCGTTATAATCATTTGACGGATATTATTAAAAGACTGACGGGAGCTGAAGATGTTCTTGTGGTAAATAATAATGCCGCAGCTGTAATGCTTACTCTTAATACATTGTCAAAAGATAGGGAAATAATCGTATCAAGAGGAGAACTTGTTGAAATAGGGGGAGCGTTCAGAATACCTGAAATTATAAAGTTAAGCGGAGGAATTCCTAATGAAATAGGAACAACAAATAAAACTCACTTGAAAGACTATATTAGTGCAATTAATGAAAATACGGCAGCATTGTTGAAAGTACATACAAGTAATTATAAAATAACAGGATTTACAAAAGAAGTAACTAACAAAGAAGTCGCAGAGCTTGCTCATGAGCATGGACTTATAGCCATAAATGATTTAGGAAGCGGGCAATTTATAGATTTCAGAGAATACGGACTGCCTTATGAACCTACTGTAAAAGAAGTGCTGGATAGTGGAATGGATGTAGTGACTTTCAGTGGAGATAAACTTTTAGGAGGGCCTCAGGCAGGAATAATTGTAGGTAAAAAAAATTATATAGAAGAAATGAAGAAAAATCAGCTTACACGTGCATTGCGTGTGGATAAAATGACCATTGCAGCATTGGAAGCAACCCTTAAACTGTATTTGGATAAAAATGAGGCTTTAAAAGAAATACCTACATTACATATGATTTCTATTTCAAAGGAAAAGCTTCTGAAAAAAGCGAAAAATTTTGTAAAACAGTTGAAGAATACCGGATTTTTATCTGAAATAATTGAAGAACGGGCAGAAGTAGGAGGGGGAAGTTATCCGAGCAGTTATTTAGAAAGTATAGCGGTAAAATTAACTCATAATATAAAGTCTTCGACAGAAATAGAGAAAAAGCTTCTTGAAGAAAAAATCCCGATTATTACAAGAATTAAAGAAAACAGTATTATTCTTGATATGAGAACTTTAAGAGAAGATGAATTTGGAATAGTGGTGGAGAGTCTTTCTAAAAAAGATTTAAAATAG
- the yedF gene encoding sulfurtransferase-like selenium metabolism protein YedF produces the protein MKKYELNAKGMACPLPVIETKKLLTEYDIVETTVDNVIATQNLEKLATQLDYSFNFEKISDEEYKVTISSKKIVNVTENNIIQKDGNEKNIKTFNNNYITVINKKTMGHGSDELGNKLIKAYLYALSEQEVLPKKIVFYNEGAILVDKNRSHVLSELKELENKGVEIVCCGVCLEYYNVEIAIGKPTNMYFIVEDMRKNKVIHP, from the coding sequence ATGAAAAAATATGAATTGAATGCGAAAGGAATGGCATGTCCTCTGCCTGTAATAGAGACAAAAAAACTTCTGACTGAATATGATATCGTAGAAACAACAGTAGATAATGTTATTGCCACTCAAAATTTGGAAAAACTTGCAACTCAGTTGGACTACAGTTTTAATTTTGAAAAAATATCCGATGAAGAATATAAAGTCACAATATCAAGTAAAAAAATTGTAAATGTTACTGAAAATAATATTATTCAGAAAGACGGAAATGAAAAAAATATTAAAACATTCAATAATAATTATATAACGGTAATTAACAAAAAAACGATGGGACATGGAAGTGACGAACTTGGAAATAAGCTCATAAAAGCATATTTATATGCTCTGTCCGAACAGGAAGTATTACCGAAAAAAATAGTTTTTTATAATGAAGGAGCAATACTTGTGGATAAAAATAGAAGTCATGTATTATCCGAATTAAAAGAGCTTGAAAATAAAGGTGTAGAAATTGTTTGTTGTGGAGTATGTCTTGAATATTATAATGTAGAAATTGCAATAGGAAAACCGACAAATATGTATTTTATTGTAGAAGATATGCGAAAAAATAAAGTAATTCATCCGTAG